The segment ATCGACAGGCGCGTGGCGGAGCGCCTCGGCAACGGCGCTCTTGAGCTTTCCGGCGCTCACGTGTCCCGCGGCCTGCACGCTCCCATCCGGCCGCACGACGAGCGTGTAGGGAATGCCGTACACGCGATAGAGCCGCGCGATGCGGTTGTCCGGATCGGCGATGAAGGGGACGCCCGAGCCGTGTTCCTCCTGCCACGCGCGCAGAGTCGCCTCGGAGTCGTGGCTGAGGACCGCGTAGGTCGACACGCGCTCGGCCGGCGGGCGTGCCGCGAGCTCCTGCAGCACCCTGTACTCGTCGCGGCACGCCTTGCACCACGTGGACCAGAAGACCAGCACCACCGCGCGTCCCTTCAGGTCGGAGAGGCGCCTGGGGGCGGACGTCTTCGCCGCACCGAGCGGCGTGAGAACGACGTCCGGCGGTGTGCTCCCCATCTCGGGAAAACGCGGCTGGCGGGTGGGAGGTGCGCCGTGCACGCAGACGTAGCGCGCGACCGCGCGCGCCAGCGCCGGCATGTCCCCGCGCGCATGCGCCGCCCGAACGGCCGCCGACTCCGCCGAGCCCGCGGTGCTCCCCCGCGCCGCGATGATGTGCTCCGACGTCTCCCGCACCACCATGTCCCGTACGAGGGTTCCGGCACCGGGGTCGAGCGGCCGCGGGACCGAGTCCGTGCAGGCATACGACAGCGCCAGCTTCCCGTTGTCGCTGGCGAGCCTCGCCACCTTTTCATCGGAGCAACCCACCGCCACGGCGAGCACCGGAATCGCCCAGATCAGCTTGCGCATGGGTACCGTACAGGATGA is part of the Longimicrobium sp. genome and harbors:
- a CDS encoding TlpA disulfide reductase family protein, translated to MRKLIWAIPVLAVAVGCSDEKVARLASDNGKLALSYACTDSVPRPLDPGAGTLVRDMVVRETSEHIIAARGSTAGSAESAAVRAAHARGDMPALARAVARYVCVHGAPPTRQPRFPEMGSTPPDVVLTPLGAAKTSAPRRLSDLKGRAVVLVFWSTWCKACRDEYRVLQELAARPPAERVSTYAVLSHDSEATLRAWQEEHGSGVPFIADPDNRIARLYRVYGIPYTLVVRPDGSVQAAGHVSAGKLKSAVAEALRHAPVDHLSYRSARSR